GCTGCTGCAGCAGAAGTACAAGATAGACGTCAATTTCAAGGAGCTGCAGGACATTCTGGTAGGTAATTTTGTGCCCGGCGACCCCGCCAAGGAGAAGTACATGGAGATGGGGCCCATCCAGCACGTGCGCCAGTTGCGCAACAATTTGCAGGTAGACCAGTTTGTGGACACCACCCGCTATAAGCTCAAAAGAATTGAGGTGCGCAACCTCACCAACAAAGACCTCATGACCATGGATTATCAGGAATTTGACAAGGTGAACGGCAAGCCGTTTCCTATGGCGCTGCTCCTGACCATACAGCAACCAGAGGGCAATGCAGCTAAAACCACGGTAGTGGCGGTCAAGCACAAACAGGTTTCAGTATCGGAAACTTCTCTGGATTTTCCTTTTTCTGTACCTTCGGACTATGAACGTAAATAGGCTGGGGGTATTCTTTCTTTTTTTCTTTCTTTTCATAGCTGTTTCTGGAGGCGTAGAAGCCCAGCAGAAGCAAACCACGCGTACCAAAACCACCACTAAAAAGGCCCCGTCCAAGAAAACTACGGGTAAGAAAGCCCCGGTTAGAAAGCCAGCCGCCAAAAAGACAACTTCCAAGACGCCCGTTAAAAGCAAAGCCCAGCTGGAGCGAGAAAAGCGGGAGAACCTGCGCCGCATTCAGGAGGCCAACCGCATTCTGGAGCAGACCGCCCAAAAAAAGCAGGCCTCTCTGGGACAGTTGAACGTGATCAAAGAAAAGATTACGGTGCAGAAGGGCATGATCCGAAACATCTCCTCAGAGATCAATTACCTCAACAAAGACCTGAGCGCCACCGAAGAGAAAGTAGGCGAGACTCAGATGAACTTGGCGCGCCTGAAAGAG
The nucleotide sequence above comes from Nibribacter ruber. Encoded proteins:
- a CDS encoding lipoprotein insertase outer membrane protein LolB — translated: MNSKLLPLWALTLLLLASCKKDIVPVASPGNAPETINKVNVVNIDYNYLSAKGNVQLESQNLSANVTMRLKRDEMIWATVSKLGIEAVRLKITPDSVYMINRLKQEYFAGSYALLQQKYKIDVNFKELQDILVGNFVPGDPAKEKYMEMGPIQHVRQLRNNLQVDQFVDTTRYKLKRIEVRNLTNKDLMTMDYQEFDKVNGKPFPMALLLTIQQPEGNAAKTTVVAVKHKQVSVSETSLDFPFSVPSDYERK